The following coding sequences are from one Ancylobacter sp. TS-1 window:
- a CDS encoding hemolysin family protein, translated as MSDPVSPSSSPSSGGEDPSGSSASSSSSSAGQRSTADARSTEPRAGILDRLRHLIGGWRSTGSLRTDLAEVLSSTSSEAGADLTATERSMLKGILELRELRIGDLMVPRADIIAVQKDIPLGELLTVFADAGHSRLVVYDDTLDDPVGMVHIRDLVTHLTQRAMTPRAGAARATGGEAQTTEAEASAGGKTSETRSAKPALAFNLKAIDLGTPLSTAKLIRRLLFVPPSMPSIELLASMQASRIHLALVIDEYGGTDGIVSMEDLVEEIVGDIEDEHDEDETPAIARQADGSFIADARASLEDVAELVDPAFALGEEAEEVDTLGGLLVTLAGRVPVRGEIVLGPGNFEIEVLDADPRRVKRLRLTPGRGEGEAGKGVTASDRAPQARPASSSLPPPAEQGRDKNRSGRAHGSDAA; from the coding sequence ATGTCCGACCCCGTTTCCCCTTCGTCCTCCCCCTCCAGCGGTGGCGAGGACCCCTCCGGCAGTTCGGCGAGTAGCAGCTCGTCCAGCGCCGGGCAGCGAAGCACGGCCGACGCCCGCTCCACGGAGCCCCGCGCCGGCATTCTCGACCGCCTGCGCCACTTGATCGGCGGCTGGCGTTCCACAGGCTCGCTGCGCACCGATCTCGCCGAGGTCCTCTCCTCCACCAGCAGCGAAGCTGGCGCTGACCTGACCGCGACCGAGCGCTCGATGCTCAAGGGCATCCTCGAGCTGCGCGAGCTGCGCATCGGCGACCTGATGGTGCCGCGCGCCGACATCATCGCGGTGCAGAAGGACATCCCGCTCGGCGAGCTTCTCACGGTCTTCGCCGATGCCGGCCATTCCCGCCTCGTGGTCTATGACGACACGCTCGACGACCCGGTCGGCATGGTCCACATCCGCGATCTCGTCACCCATCTCACCCAGCGCGCCATGACGCCGCGCGCCGGCGCCGCCCGCGCGACCGGCGGCGAGGCGCAGACCACCGAGGCCGAAGCCTCCGCCGGCGGCAAGACGAGCGAGACTCGCAGCGCCAAGCCCGCGCTGGCCTTCAACCTCAAGGCCATCGACCTCGGCACGCCGCTGAGCACGGCCAAGCTGATCCGCCGGCTGCTCTTCGTGCCGCCCTCCATGCCGTCCATCGAGCTCCTGGCCAGCATGCAGGCGAGCCGCATCCATCTGGCGCTGGTCATCGACGAATATGGCGGCACCGACGGCATCGTCTCGATGGAGGACCTCGTCGAGGAGATCGTCGGCGACATCGAGGACGAGCACGACGAGGACGAGACCCCGGCCATCGCCCGGCAGGCCGACGGCAGCTTCATCGCCGATGCGCGCGCCAGCCTCGAGGACGTGGCCGAGCTGGTCGATCCCGCCTTCGCGCTGGGCGAGGAGGCCGAGGAGGTCGACACGCTGGGCGGCCTGCTCGTCACCCTCGCCGGCCGCGTGCCGGTGCGCGGCGAGATCGTGCTCGGCCCCGGCAATTTCGAGATCGAGGTGCTCGACGCCGACCCGCGCCGGGTCAAGCGGCTGCGCCTCACGCCCGGACGCGGCGAGGGGGAGGCCGGCAAGGGTGTGACGGCGAGCGATCGCGCGCCGCAGGCGCGGCCGGCCAGCAGCAGCCTGCCCCCGCCCGCCGAGCAGGGCCGCGACAAGAACCGTTCCGGCCGGGCGCATGGTTCCGATGCCGCCTGA
- the lnt gene encoding apolipoprotein N-acyltransferase, with protein sequence MLTPASLHGTPALWRALAALVAGALSAFALPPFGLWPVLALTLPVLVFLIDATRELPPRRALAAAFAAGWLFGMGYFVAGLWWIGMAFLVQADAFLWLMPFAVIGLPAYLALYTGLGCALARLAWSPGPARLLFLALALTVAEWLRGTLLTGFPWNDFGYALATDLRFAQAAAVIGLPGLCVVTLAALASPAALFDAAPAGRRHGPLMLAVAVLAGMWGWGQYRLATTEVGTVAGARLRLMQPDLPQDQKFRYDARRSVMDLYVATSESQGGLAGVTHLFWPESAFPFLIDHEPEALSRLAAMLPPGTILVTGAARGEPVPGRARPDVFNSLRVFDSTATLRGNADKVHLVPFGEYLPFQETLESLGLESLTRQRGGFAAAPTRALLAIPGLPPAVPLICYEAILPDEMMPAAAPGAPRPGFLLNVSNDAWFGQTPGPYQHFEQARLRAVEQGLPLIRVTNNGISAIVDPVGRIVGMLPLGVKGVLDGALPEPLPATLYATYGNKIPWFLMLVLAIAAIVLRRRDMHAVIDRR encoded by the coding sequence ATGCTGACCCCCGCGTCCCTGCACGGCACGCCCGCTCTCTGGCGCGCGCTCGCCGCGCTGGTCGCCGGCGCGCTCTCGGCCTTCGCCCTGCCGCCCTTCGGGCTGTGGCCGGTGCTGGCCCTCACCTTGCCGGTGCTGGTGTTCCTGATCGACGCCACGCGGGAGCTGCCGCCGCGCCGGGCGCTGGCGGCGGCCTTCGCCGCCGGCTGGCTGTTCGGCATGGGCTATTTCGTCGCCGGCCTGTGGTGGATCGGCATGGCGTTCCTCGTGCAGGCCGACGCCTTCCTGTGGCTGATGCCCTTCGCGGTGATCGGCCTGCCGGCCTATCTGGCGCTCTATACCGGGCTCGGCTGCGCGCTGGCGCGGCTGGCGTGGTCGCCCGGGCCGGCGCGCCTGCTCTTCCTCGCCCTCGCCCTCACGGTGGCCGAGTGGCTGCGCGGGACGCTGCTGACCGGCTTTCCCTGGAACGATTTCGGCTATGCGCTCGCCACCGATCTGCGCTTCGCGCAGGCGGCGGCGGTGATTGGCCTGCCCGGCCTGTGCGTCGTCACGCTGGCGGCGCTGGCGAGCCCGGCGGCGCTGTTCGACGCCGCCCCGGCGGGGCGCCGGCACGGTCCGCTGATGCTTGCCGTCGCGGTGCTGGCGGGGATGTGGGGCTGGGGCCAGTACCGGCTGGCGACGACCGAGGTCGGCACCGTCGCCGGCGCGCGGCTGCGGCTGATGCAGCCCGACCTGCCGCAGGACCAGAAGTTCCGCTACGACGCGCGCCGCTCGGTCATGGACCTGTATGTCGCGACCAGCGAAAGCCAGGGCGGCCTTGCCGGCGTGACCCACCTGTTCTGGCCCGAATCGGCCTTCCCCTTCCTCATCGATCACGAGCCGGAGGCGCTCAGCCGCCTCGCCGCCATGCTGCCGCCGGGAACCATCCTCGTCACCGGCGCGGCGCGCGGCGAGCCGGTGCCCGGACGCGCCCGCCCCGATGTCTTCAACAGCCTGCGCGTGTTCGATTCGACCGCGACGCTGCGGGGGAATGCCGACAAGGTGCACCTCGTTCCTTTCGGCGAATATCTGCCGTTTCAGGAAACGCTCGAATCGCTCGGGCTGGAATCGCTCACCCGCCAGCGCGGCGGCTTCGCGGCGGCGCCTACCCGCGCGCTGCTGGCCATTCCCGGCCTGCCGCCGGCGGTGCCGCTGATCTGCTACGAGGCGATCTTGCCCGACGAAATGATGCCGGCCGCGGCCCCCGGCGCGCCGCGTCCGGGCTTCCTGCTCAACGTCTCCAACGACGCCTGGTTCGGCCAGACGCCGGGCCCCTACCAGCATTTCGAGCAGGCCCGGCTGCGGGCGGTCGAGCAAGGACTGCCCCTGATTCGCGTCACCAACAATGGCATTTCCGCCATCGTGGACCCGGTCGGACGAATCGTCGGAATGCTACCCCTGGGTGTAAAAGGGGTACTCGACGGCGCGCTTCCCGAGCCGCTGCCTGCGACCCTTTATGCCACTTACGGCAATAAGATACCTTGGTTTCTGATGCTGGTCCTCGCAATCGCCGCAATCGTGCTGCGTCGGCGAGATATGCACGCTGTAATTGATCGACGATAA
- the ybeY gene encoding rRNA maturation RNase YbeY encodes MSDGGSTVEVDVLVEAGPWAGIPDADGLVRRAVLAACAGALSEYEIDIEGAEIAVKLADDDAIRALNRDWRGKDYATNVLSFPTPEVARAGGDPHLGDIAIAYETLEREAREEGKPFADHLAHLAVHGTLHLLGYDHEVAEEAEEMEAMERRVLAGLGVPDPYSETEPVPQPD; translated from the coding sequence ATGAGCGACGGTGGCAGTACGGTCGAGGTCGACGTCCTCGTCGAGGCCGGCCCCTGGGCAGGCATTCCAGACGCGGACGGCCTCGTGCGGCGGGCGGTGCTCGCCGCCTGCGCGGGTGCGCTGAGCGAGTACGAGATCGATATCGAGGGCGCCGAGATCGCGGTGAAGCTCGCCGACGACGACGCCATCCGCGCGCTGAACCGCGACTGGCGCGGCAAGGACTACGCCACCAACGTGCTGTCCTTCCCGACCCCCGAAGTGGCGCGCGCCGGCGGCGATCCCCATCTCGGCGACATCGCCATCGCCTATGAGACGCTGGAGAGGGAGGCGCGCGAGGAAGGCAAGCCCTTCGCCGACCATCTCGCGCATCTCGCCGTCCATGGTACTCTGCATCTGCTCGGCTACGACCACGAGGTCGCGGAAGAGGCCGAGGAGATGGAGGCGATGGAACGACGCGTCCTCGCCGGTCTGGGCGTGCCCGACCCCTATTCCGAAACCGAACCCGTTCCGCAACCTGACTGA
- a CDS encoding PhoH family protein has product MVAARAGTPAGSPRPPAAPATAPAAPPATRPPAARWIETDDEVSQIVLAFDDNRLASQLFGHYGQNLALIERRLEIVAEQRGNHVTLEGPREACEQARHVLETLYARLKKGGELVAGDVEGVLREAATQGILFEFDPATKKQSFDEIQLRRRPVRARTAAQDAYIRALKRQTLVFGVGPAGTGKTWLAVAYAVHLLERRVVDRIILSRPAVEAGERLGFLPGDMKEKVDPYLRPIYDALHDLMDRAFVERALTSGEIEIAPLAFMRGRTLANACVILDEAQNTTSMQMKMFLTRLGENSHMIITGDPSQIDLPPGQTSGLAEAVGLLKNVEGVDVCHFHAADVVRHELVGRIVAAYDGKAAAAARAREAAAEAPPR; this is encoded by the coding sequence CCGGCCGCGCCGGCCACGGCGCCGGCCGCGCCGCCCGCCACCCGCCCTCCCGCCGCGCGCTGGATCGAGACGGATGACGAGGTCAGCCAGATCGTGCTCGCCTTCGACGACAACCGTCTGGCCAGCCAGCTCTTCGGCCATTACGGGCAGAACCTCGCCCTGATCGAGCGGCGGCTCGAGATCGTCGCCGAGCAGCGCGGCAACCATGTCACGCTGGAAGGCCCGCGCGAGGCCTGCGAGCAGGCCCGCCACGTGCTCGAAACGCTCTATGCCCGCCTGAAGAAGGGCGGCGAGCTGGTGGCCGGCGATGTCGAGGGCGTGCTGCGCGAGGCCGCCACGCAGGGAATCCTGTTCGAGTTCGACCCGGCGACCAAGAAGCAGAGCTTCGACGAGATCCAGCTCCGCCGGCGCCCGGTGCGCGCGCGCACCGCCGCGCAGGACGCCTATATCCGCGCGCTCAAGCGCCAGACCCTGGTGTTCGGCGTCGGCCCGGCCGGCACTGGCAAGACCTGGCTGGCCGTCGCCTATGCCGTGCACCTGCTGGAGCGGCGCGTCGTCGACCGGATCATCCTCTCCCGCCCGGCGGTGGAGGCGGGCGAGCGGCTCGGCTTCCTGCCCGGCGACATGAAGGAGAAGGTCGACCCCTATCTGCGCCCGATCTACGACGCGCTGCACGACCTGATGGACCGCGCCTTCGTCGAGCGCGCACTCACCTCCGGCGAGATCGAGATCGCCCCGCTCGCCTTCATGCGCGGGCGCACGCTGGCCAATGCCTGCGTCATCCTCGACGAGGCGCAGAACACCACTTCGATGCAGATGAAGATGTTCCTCACCCGCCTGGGCGAGAACTCGCACATGATCATCACCGGCGACCCGAGCCAGATCGACCTGCCGCCGGGCCAGACCTCGGGGCTGGCCGAGGCGGTCGGGCTGCTCAAGAACGTCGAAGGCGTCGACGTGTGCCATTTCCACGCCGCCGACGTCGTGCGCCACGAACTGGTCGGGCGCATCGTCGCCGCCTATGACGGCAAGGCGGCCGCCGCTGCCCGGGCGCGCGAGGCCGCCGCCGAGGCGCCGCCGCGATGA